One stretch of Lacrimispora sphenoides DNA includes these proteins:
- a CDS encoding ABC transporter substrate-binding protein gives MRKYKWGIAAALVLSAMVMNGCGKAGETQTQVVSESADADNTGKNDRVVVVMGVSSEPESGFDPAYGWGAGEHVHEPLIQSTLTVTDKDLNIGYDLATDLKVSSDGMTWTAKIRDDVFFTDGKKLTGQDVAFTYNTLRDTSSVNDFTMLDRAEAVDDTTVEFHMKHPYSIWPYTMAVTGIVPEHAYGPDYGEHPIGSGRYILKQWDRGQQVILEANPDYYGEVPKMKRVTVLFMEEDGALAAVQSGQADIAYTAASYSDLTVPGYGLLDCKTVDNRGFNLPAIPSGSVSEEGIPLGNDFTSDVKVRRAINIGIDREEMINNVLNGYGSPAYSVCDKMPWYEPSAKTEYDPEGAEALLDEAGWKLGSDGIREKDGKRAELQFLYPAGDSVRQAIAADTINQLKKLGIDGQMEGASWDTAYDRAQSQPLIWGWGAHTPMELYNIYHTMKETGIAAYSPYANQTLDQYMDEALAENDLEKSYELWKKAQWDGETGITQDGDIPWIWLVNIDHLYWVRDGLKVADQKLHPHGHGWSIVNNVDQWSWEQ, from the coding sequence ATGAGAAAGTATAAATGGGGGATTGCCGCAGCATTGGTACTGTCTGCAATGGTTATGAACGGCTGCGGAAAAGCCGGAGAGACACAGACACAGGTGGTTTCAGAGTCAGCCGATGCAGACAATACCGGAAAAAACGACAGAGTCGTTGTGGTAATGGGCGTCAGTTCAGAGCCTGAATCAGGATTCGATCCGGCTTATGGCTGGGGAGCCGGGGAGCACGTCCATGAACCTTTGATACAAAGTACGCTTACGGTCACTGATAAGGATTTAAACATTGGTTATGATCTGGCAACGGACTTAAAGGTCAGCAGCGACGGCATGACCTGGACCGCAAAGATCCGGGATGACGTGTTCTTTACGGATGGGAAAAAGCTGACCGGGCAGGATGTGGCATTTACTTATAATACCTTGAGAGATACCAGTTCTGTGAATGATTTCACAATGCTTGACAGGGCAGAGGCAGTGGATGACACGACCGTGGAGTTTCATATGAAGCATCCCTATTCCATCTGGCCATACACCATGGCCGTGACAGGAATTGTGCCGGAACATGCATATGGACCGGATTACGGGGAACACCCTATCGGATCCGGCAGGTACATATTAAAGCAATGGGACAGAGGGCAGCAGGTGATCCTGGAAGCCAATCCGGACTATTATGGAGAAGTGCCGAAGATGAAACGGGTTACGGTCCTCTTCATGGAAGAGGATGGTGCTTTGGCAGCGGTCCAGTCCGGACAGGCAGATATTGCATATACGGCTGCTTCCTACTCGGACCTTACGGTACCCGGGTATGGCCTTTTAGACTGCAAAACCGTGGATAACCGTGGATTTAACCTTCCGGCCATTCCCTCCGGAAGCGTATCAGAAGAGGGAATTCCTTTGGGAAATGACTTTACCAGCGATGTAAAGGTCAGAAGAGCGATCAACATTGGAATTGACCGGGAAGAAATGATAAATAACGTACTGAACGGATACGGCAGTCCCGCTTACAGCGTTTGTGATAAAATGCCATGGTATGAGCCTTCTGCAAAAACAGAATATGACCCGGAAGGGGCAGAGGCATTGCTTGACGAAGCAGGCTGGAAACTGGGCAGCGACGGAATCAGGGAAAAGGATGGTAAACGGGCGGAGCTTCAGTTCCTTTATCCGGCAGGAGATTCTGTAAGGCAGGCCATTGCGGCAGACACCATCAATCAGCTTAAAAAGCTGGGAATTGACGGACAGATGGAAGGTGCAAGCTGGGATACTGCCTATGACAGAGCTCAGTCACAGCCTTTGATCTGGGGCTGGGGTGCTCATACTCCCATGGAGCTTTATAATATTTACCATACCATGAAGGAAACCGGGATTGCAGCCTATTCTCCTTATGCCAATCAAACGCTGGACCAGTACATGGATGAGGCTCTTGCAGAAAATGACCTGGAAAAATCCTATGAGCTGTGGAAAAAAGCCCAGTGGGATGGAGAAACAGGCATTACCCAAGACGGAGATATTCCATGGATCTGGCTTGTGAATATTGATCATTTATATTGGGTAAGGGATGGGTTAAAGGTTGCGGACCAGAAGCTTCACCCCCATGGCCACGGCTGGTCCATTGTAAATAACGTGGATCAGTGGAGCTGGGAACAATGA